CTGGTTTGTCTTTTTGCTCTGTCTCTTCTaacgtacacacacacaaacacacacattcctcCAAACACTTCAGAAGCACCTTTTTAGACCTCACTTGGTGACCTAGAGCGATAAGAGCCATTGGCCTGAAAGCAGCCACACAGAAGCATGTAAATAGAGCGTTGGATCTCAGAGTTTCTGTAGGCGTAGATAATGGGGTTGATCATAGAGTTATAAGTTGCGGGCAGCAGCGTAGCATAGGTGTACACTGATGGATACTCCCTCTCACCTACAAGGCAGTAGATTGCAAACGGCAGCCAGCTGGCACCAAAAGTCCCCAAGATGATGGCTAAAGTGGACACCCCCTTTTTGGTGGCAACATAATGGGATGTGGCGAAAAAGTGCTGCTGTAGGGCGATCTGATGTGCGTGTCGGCACACGATCTTGCAAATCTTAAAGTACAGGGTCAGCATGAGCACAAAGATGGCGAAGAAAGACGTGGCTAGGAGCATGACGTTGCTCCGGGTCAAAGGGCGGACAATGCTGCAGGAGGCTGGCTCGTGCAGGCAGTTCCAGCCCAGCACTGGCAGCAGACCCAGCAGCAGAGACACCCCCCAGGTCACGATTAGCATCAGATGCACGCATTGCAGCGTCTTGTCTGAGAAATACGTCAGGGCATTGTAGAGGGAAAAGTAACGGTCCACGGTGATAGCTAGGAGGCTGCTTATGGATGCCGTGAAAGATGCTACCAGAAAGCCCACCGTGATGAGGCTGATGGTCTCGGAGGAGATGACATACTGGAACACAAAATTGAGGATTAATCCCATGCCAGCCAGCAGGTCTGCTGTGGCCAGGCTCCCGATCAGCACAAACATGGGAGTCCTCAGGGTGGGAGTGTAGAAGATGATTGCTACCACGATAGCGTTCTCGCAGGCGATGACGGTGCCTGACATGCAGAGCATGATGTCCCACGGGTTGACAGGGAACTCTAAGGGAGCGGTGGAGAGTTCTAAGCTGCCGTTGTGTTGGTCCAAAGACTCAGCCTCCATCCATGGGACAGGTTCTCCGACTGCAGAGGAGTCATTCACAACCAGGGACTCGTTCATAGCTCCACACTGCCAAAGAGTAAGAGCAAGGTGGTTCTTAAGGAAACTATCACTTTATCATGAATTTACCTTTAGTTGGTAGAATATGGGGAGCTCAAAACGAAAGATTTTGTTAAAGGGTTGCAATGGCTTTAAAAGACGTTTCAACATCAGTACTgttaatttacaacaaaacataatttcaatgcccttttaaagacaaacagatcCAACTTCTAACCATAAATGTAGAATCAATTTAATCcccaaaaattaaaattacatagAAAGATTGAAATTATGGGACATAGACTCCAATTTAATTCTGATTCTAATGCTACGCAGTAAAAACTCTGTTGATCAAATAAGTGGTAGTTGGTAAAGAGGTTGTTTAAGCAACACAGCTCATTGCATTTAGTCACTAACTTTGCAGGAATCCCTCATACTGAGCCATAAAATTCTCCAAGCTGAGTACTACACTAAATTTAACAAAGAACACAATCAATCATCCAGCAGCATATGTAGAGAACAAGCAAATATAAAACTAAGCTATTCCCAAAGTGATAATAGGAGCATGTACTATAGACCGTCTGTTAGAGGAGAGTAATGTGAAATTTCCCCATAAAGTTTACTTTTATGTTGCTCTATATATTTAAAAccttgatttaaaatttttagagctaaataaaacagttgCTTGAGATTACTCTCTTCAAGACATGCAGATGCCCATcatttaaaggtatttttttctaGTAGATTATATAGACAAacctttcagattaaaaaaaaatcctaaaatgttttttgcagattctatctatctatctatatatctgtTTATCTATCTATTCATTGTGCAAGTGCGCCAGCAGAGGAACTGTCCCTGGTCCTGAAAGATCAGTCTCAAAAAGTTAGGGATCTTCTTAGCTTAAACATTAAGGCTGgtgaaaaatattcctaaatgTTTTAGTAGCCACCCCACTCTGTTAttctgacagtaaaaaaaaaaataataatttcaatttcagaaaaataaaatcagtatgtTCTGCTTGCATTTCTCTACATTATGTTTGTAAAAAGATACCACTCCCATAGTTCTTACTATAATATTATctgaagataaaacaataatataaaagaTGATAGAACGATTCTATTTTTCAGTCTTTGGTACTTTATAAAAGGCTTAGACAACCTACCTTTCTGACAAAGATGTGTGAAGTGGAATTGTCGTTCAAATTGAGCTTCAAATCATAAAGAGGTGGAGAATGAAGGTGCTTGGGTCCCTCTCAGGTGAAGCCCTTTATCTTGTTGTGCTTCCCAGGCATGGGACACACACCCAGGGCAGGAACGCTGTGAAGCATTGGCTGCTGTTCAGCTCGATGGAAAGAGGTGAGTgtgaggaggcggaggaggttGAGGAGCAGTATAGAGGGGAGAGACAGAGTCATGCAAGGAGCGCTTCAAACTGAGGAGACAGCgaacgagagagagagggggagggagacggagagagtgagagaaagagagagtgagcGAAACATTGTACATGGCTCTCTGTACTTCCCCTTGGATTAATCCAGCAAACAGAGATATAAGAGAACTCCAGACAGGTTCTAGAAGAGACTGATGGATATCGGATTTGAAGCAAGcagttaaaatgttgctttgcaTCAAACTCTGAGGAGCCCATCCTGTTtgaagcaacagaaaaccaTCTGTacatgtcaattttttttattataaaataacaatgcACTCTTACTTTGACTACTATTAAatgtacaattaaaaataagGAATCCAGAAAGCAAGGAAAAGCTCAAACTGTTTACCTGCTGTTTTTGAGCAAACATAGCAAAAGCTTAAAGTCAGTCATATGTGCTGAAGTGAAAGCATGATGAATAAATTAcagtattaaataaataaactcagagTTATCATGGTTGTTGACACATCATCATATCTTGTAGGTTTAACTTCAACTGGGTCGGTCAAGTATTGGTCTCAAAATATCATCTCTGCAATGGTCAAGTaggaaatacttaaaaaaaatagtccatgcaaattttttacttaattttttcaataacaaacctgtgtatttttttctttacaatgtaactaattaattataaattttgAAGTAAATGACTTTATTAGTTGGAGTACATATTGTACTTCAGGGAAGTGCAAGGGTGGAACTGCATATTCGCATCATGGAAGTTAGACCAGTAAACCTGCAGCAACATCTCGTTGAATCTATCCTATGAAGAACTGTAACTATGGGTAACTGAAGCTGCAATAAAGTTGCCACTGAGTGTATCTATATgtattgtgaaataaacttctCAGTTCTTTCTCTGTGTGGGAGAGTGATTTTGTAAGTTTGAAATACCTACCACATGTGACAGCGTAGAGTTTAAACATTAATCATGTAtagcagaaataatttattaaatatggtATAGCATAAATTCAAACAGTTACatgcttttacttttattgtgtGAAAAGAGTGTATTATTTCAAGCTAATCAGTGATGTGTTTGAGCTTCTGGTGAATGCTGAATTCAAATAGAGAGGATGGAAAGAGAGCCAAAGCAGCAGTAAAGCAATATGTAAACTAGCTTTGGTTTCCTGGTAACAGCGGTTTGGTCAACCTCTGTCAAGCTTGGGGGCTGCAGAAATCTTTATTCATGAGCTTAGTAGTCACATGAAGCgtgtaatattttatatcaaagaCACTAAAATTCCAAACaggataaaaaatatatgaatgctACATGGGCTAAAATGCCACTAAA
The Gambusia affinis linkage group LG22, SWU_Gaff_1.0, whole genome shotgun sequence DNA segment above includes these coding regions:
- the LOC122825273 gene encoding G-protein coupled receptor 6, whose product is MNESLVVNDSSAVGEPVPWMEAESLDQHNGSLELSTAPLEFPVNPWDIMLCMSGTVIACENAIVVAIIFYTPTLRTPMFVLIGSLATADLLAGMGLILNFVFQYVISSETISLITVGFLVASFTASISSLLAITVDRYFSLYNALTYFSDKTLQCVHLMLIVTWGVSLLLGLLPVLGWNCLHEPASCSIVRPLTRSNVMLLATSFFAIFVLMLTLYFKICKIVCRHAHQIALQQHFFATSHYVATKKGVSTLAIILGTFGASWLPFAIYCLVGEREYPSVYTYATLLPATYNSMINPIIYAYRNSEIQRSIYMLLCGCFQANGSYRSRSPSEV